In one Pseudomonas sp. 31-12 genomic region, the following are encoded:
- a CDS encoding dermonecrotic toxin domain-containing protein: MNELSEDPLVDVYPEVNTSENVYANYLATKVPGVIKKPSIARQVLIADLKPVFPEWYVKASAIDRHYLKELIGERWRLQDTLDDTLGDLQKDINAFAEPLLVKALKEKLNLTLDVHATTVRLYIPALLGFGIDTHASRLRQSTLLEAALHNFEEAETRAGAFRDGSGVFTTDAEGALKRHPLTIERFASLCRSLDLGAQYQRHISGLLDPAGIDAKASLERHFIGTEKAAFNESAMIAYLKGDITSYAHGKLQQLRDNQANISLNNRPLQSHRLSLLGVKLSGIVLFSAVADPSRIKQIYDDLVPTHQQTMLEWSRKLAVLPGQEFDQFKLLKAFFSNGPSGVVEEMLRRDDIDKQSRLDGTLIAYVPDDPDHPLKEYASFTDFMKALTSQLRSADYQQFFSRFVPQKDKGVFFARVRERFTTFTWHHREPLSMGPWWRETAVENPHAEPITNVIEGALWPQLSRWRCDKAIADARHIAVPTDDEDANARWRRLSSYLNIGWNVFNFGAMLVPGLGEAMLGIMVGQMLLETMEGIEDWSKGDKEEAAALLIGVLINAAQLAIMAAGHVLPTGAAATVKPSPFVDQLKPVVRSDGTTRLWNPDLSAYEHQVSLSPDSKPDERGLHVHGDKELLPRDGKYFAVQDDPLTGQPRMQHPDRPTAYQPKLEHNGAGAWHTELDRPVEWTSAELMRGLGSKLEAFDDAMLERIRIASGIEEGVLRRLHVENEAPPALLVDTINRFKVWADTGKLPENGQSNVADARTLQDTFAQLPANMAEELLSAADPADLRVLAEKKSIGLHLRQQAGAASLEVRLARAYEGLFLDSLQALDTERLALHSLESLPDWPQDVRIEIREHSFTGRLRDSIGPEEADVRKVLVSTENGYEARDAEDNHLHGADDLFSSVLHALPDAERKALGFEINQGATLKHTVQNAPLARDRLRPMLADNPPRRPAYDPETDKVRGGMLASQGIRRLTGRLTLQERVRSVRPGWTEEEAQAYLDGGGSEADPEQRASALEAEFNRLNANFQRWLNLPTEAFRFSPAGIAEWQSRNKLYKAIRQCWQQTGPRDVDSYGNLQGAALDLRNIPLGRHLGTMPTLEANFEHVTSLNLLGTELIDAQVSFLDHFPKLRLLNLTRNKLTRFPRALGKMWGLTELYLGDNRIVLDTQGASYFRWLTRLQSLDLQGNPLGRVPDIGGMRMLHTVMLGETGINTWPAGLFSQPRFRHFYLNLQRNKLTVIPQVTAGSVEAELVARTVLSRDPQWLSPENLDTLRGHIRSVGLDPDRPYPPRGVRDSLDWEEGLTRPEWVARQRIWNEVEDEFGSVPFFNQIRKLTQSTHFMTDRVFRVDMTQKLWRMLEAMSKDSELRRNLFVMGRDEVTQCVDAGAQLFNAMGVEVLIHEAYALASPGLVEAELVQLARGKSRLDELSRIARKVIAERLANGEQFRVVDANGRVSGSIDEVEVHLAYMTDLAERLDLPWQSRDLQFRTHTGVTPQMIESAYRRVLDLEAGDLLRDSIIEQPFWETYIQGSNRSAFKVFRRRIDATTEFYMALDRRATEPDFRLRRRPISSRNSGYSPPNWVNLKARLPRGRS, from the coding sequence ATGAATGAGTTATCAGAAGATCCACTTGTTGATGTTTATCCGGAAGTAAACACCAGCGAGAACGTTTATGCGAATTATCTTGCAACTAAAGTTCCCGGTGTCATTAAAAAACCGTCCATAGCGAGACAGGTATTGATTGCAGATCTGAAGCCGGTCTTTCCCGAGTGGTACGTAAAGGCCAGCGCTATCGATCGTCACTATCTCAAGGAACTCATCGGTGAGCGTTGGCGATTGCAAGACACTCTGGATGACACCCTGGGAGATTTACAAAAGGACATCAATGCCTTCGCTGAACCCTTACTCGTCAAGGCGCTGAAAGAAAAGCTGAACCTGACACTGGATGTCCACGCAACGACGGTGCGGCTTTATATTCCCGCGCTGCTGGGTTTTGGCATCGACACCCATGCCAGCCGGCTCAGGCAGTCCACCCTGCTGGAGGCTGCGCTGCACAACTTCGAGGAGGCTGAAACCCGTGCAGGCGCCTTTCGCGATGGCTCCGGTGTTTTCACCACCGATGCCGAAGGGGCCCTGAAGCGCCATCCGTTGACCATCGAGCGCTTTGCGAGCCTCTGCCGGAGTCTGGATCTCGGTGCGCAGTATCAGCGGCACATTAGCGGTTTGCTGGACCCTGCCGGGATTGATGCAAAGGCGTCCCTCGAGCGGCATTTCATCGGCACCGAAAAGGCGGCGTTCAATGAGTCAGCGATGATTGCGTATTTGAAGGGCGATATCACTTCTTATGCGCATGGCAAGTTACAGCAACTCCGGGATAACCAGGCGAACATCTCGCTGAATAATCGCCCATTACAATCTCATCGATTGTCCCTGTTGGGTGTGAAACTGTCGGGAATCGTGTTGTTCAGTGCTGTGGCTGATCCATCGCGAATCAAACAAATCTACGATGACCTGGTTCCGACACATCAACAAACCATGCTGGAGTGGTCGCGCAAACTGGCTGTTTTGCCCGGGCAGGAGTTTGATCAGTTCAAACTGCTCAAGGCGTTTTTTTCCAACGGTCCTTCCGGTGTCGTCGAAGAGATGCTGCGCAGGGACGATATCGACAAACAAAGTCGACTAGACGGAACCTTGATCGCCTACGTGCCCGACGACCCCGATCATCCCTTGAAAGAATATGCCTCCTTCACCGATTTCATGAAGGCGCTGACGAGCCAGCTTCGCTCGGCGGACTATCAACAATTTTTCAGCCGATTCGTACCGCAAAAAGACAAGGGCGTGTTTTTCGCTCGCGTCAGGGAGCGCTTCACTACCTTTACCTGGCATCACCGCGAACCGTTGAGCATGGGGCCCTGGTGGCGGGAAACTGCAGTTGAAAACCCCCATGCGGAGCCGATCACCAATGTGATTGAGGGCGCGCTGTGGCCTCAGCTCAGTCGATGGCGCTGCGACAAGGCCATCGCGGATGCGCGACACATTGCCGTTCCCACTGATGATGAAGATGCCAATGCTCGCTGGAGGCGACTGAGCAGCTATCTGAACATCGGCTGGAACGTGTTCAACTTCGGCGCGATGCTGGTGCCGGGCCTGGGAGAGGCCATGCTGGGCATCATGGTCGGGCAAATGCTGCTTGAAACCATGGAGGGCATTGAAGACTGGAGCAAGGGCGACAAGGAAGAGGCGGCGGCTCTCCTGATCGGTGTCCTGATCAATGCTGCGCAGCTGGCAATCATGGCGGCAGGGCATGTGTTGCCGACGGGCGCAGCGGCAACGGTCAAGCCTTCGCCTTTTGTAGACCAGTTGAAGCCGGTCGTGCGCTCTGACGGCACCACCCGTCTCTGGAACCCGGACCTGAGCGCTTACGAGCATCAAGTCAGTTTGAGTCCCGACTCGAAGCCCGACGAGCGAGGCCTTCACGTGCACGGCGATAAGGAGTTGCTGCCGCGCGACGGCAAATATTTCGCGGTGCAGGACGATCCACTGACCGGCCAGCCAAGGATGCAGCATCCGGACCGGCCCACGGCCTACCAGCCAAAACTTGAACACAATGGCGCCGGTGCCTGGCACACCGAACTCGACCGTCCTGTCGAATGGACCTCGGCCGAGCTCATGCGGGGGCTGGGGTCGAAGCTAGAAGCGTTCGATGATGCAATGCTTGAACGCATCCGTATCGCCAGTGGTATCGAAGAAGGTGTGTTGCGTCGGCTGCATGTCGAAAACGAAGCGCCGCCCGCGTTGCTGGTCGACACAATCAACCGGTTCAAGGTGTGGGCGGACACGGGGAAGCTGCCTGAAAACGGCCAGTCAAACGTTGCCGACGCCAGGACGCTTCAGGACACTTTTGCGCAATTGCCCGCCAACATGGCTGAGGAGCTACTGAGCGCCGCTGATCCGGCTGACTTGCGAGTGCTGGCCGAGAAAAAGAGTATCGGCTTGCACCTCAGGCAACAGGCAGGCGCCGCCTCGCTGGAGGTGCGTCTGGCGCGTGCCTATGAAGGGCTGTTCCTTGATTCACTGCAGGCGCTGGATACGGAAAGGCTGGCACTGCATAGCCTGGAAAGCTTGCCGGACTGGCCGCAGGATGTGCGCATCGAGATTCGCGAGCATTCTTTCACTGGCCGTCTGCGCGACAGCATTGGCCCTGAAGAGGCGGATGTGCGCAAAGTCCTGGTCAGCACGGAGAACGGTTATGAAGCGCGGGATGCCGAGGACAACCATCTGCATGGCGCCGATGACCTGTTTTCATCGGTGTTGCATGCCCTGCCTGACGCTGAGCGCAAAGCACTGGGTTTTGAAATCAATCAAGGGGCGACACTCAAGCACACCGTTCAAAATGCACCATTGGCACGTGACAGGCTGCGCCCGATGCTGGCGGACAACCCTCCGCGCAGGCCTGCCTATGATCCCGAGACGGATAAGGTGCGCGGTGGAATGCTCGCGTCTCAAGGCATTCGACGGCTCACCGGACGACTGACATTGCAGGAACGCGTCAGGAGCGTGCGGCCGGGCTGGACGGAGGAGGAAGCTCAGGCTTATCTCGACGGCGGTGGCAGTGAAGCTGATCCGGAGCAGCGGGCAAGCGCACTGGAAGCGGAATTCAACCGCCTCAACGCCAACTTCCAGCGCTGGCTGAACTTGCCGACCGAAGCGTTCAGGTTCAGCCCCGCGGGCATTGCCGAATGGCAGTCCAGAAACAAACTCTACAAGGCCATTCGGCAGTGCTGGCAGCAAACCGGGCCGAGAGACGTGGACTCTTACGGCAATCTGCAAGGTGCGGCGTTGGACCTGAGAAATATCCCCTTGGGCAGGCATTTGGGGACAATGCCCACCCTTGAGGCCAATTTCGAGCATGTCACCAGCCTGAACCTGCTGGGCACCGAACTCATCGATGCACAGGTGTCTTTTCTCGATCATTTCCCAAAGCTCCGTTTGCTGAATCTCACCCGTAACAAGCTGACGAGATTTCCTCGTGCACTGGGAAAAATGTGGGGGCTGACGGAGTTGTATCTCGGCGATAACCGGATTGTGCTGGATACGCAGGGAGCTTCGTACTTTAGATGGCTTACCCGACTTCAAAGTCTCGATTTGCAGGGAAACCCGTTAGGGCGAGTGCCGGATATCGGCGGTATGCGCATGCTGCATACGGTGATGCTGGGTGAGACCGGTATCAATACCTGGCCGGCCGGACTGTTTTCTCAACCCCGATTCAGACATTTTTACTTGAACCTGCAGCGCAATAAGCTGACGGTCATCCCCCAGGTTACGGCCGGCTCTGTGGAGGCGGAGCTGGTCGCGCGAACGGTATTGAGTCGTGACCCGCAATGGCTGTCGCCCGAGAATCTAGACACGCTAAGAGGCCATATCAGGTCCGTCGGTCTGGACCCTGATCGACCGTATCCACCCCGAGGCGTGCGTGACAGTCTTGACTGGGAGGAAGGATTGACGCGGCCCGAATGGGTTGCCCGGCAGCGGATATGGAATGAGGTGGAGGACGAGTTCGGCTCGGTGCCCTTTTTCAATCAGATCAGGAAGCTCACTCAATCAACCCATTTCATGACCGACAGAGTCTTCAGGGTGGACATGACCCAAAAGCTCTGGCGAATGCTGGAAGCCATGTCCAAGGACAGTGAGCTGCGACGCAATCTGTTTGTGATGGGCAGGGATGAGGTCACCCAATGCGTTGATGCCGGGGCGCAGTTGTTCAATGCGATGGGCGTAGAAGTGCTGATCCATGAGGCCTACGCGTTGGCCAGCCCTGGCTTGGTGGAGGCCGAACTGGTGCAGTTGGCCAGAGGCAAATCCCGGCTTGATGAGTTGAGCCGGATCGCCCGTAAAGTGATCGCCGAACGCCTGGCGAACGGTGAGCAATTCAGGGTTGTCGATGCCAACGGGCGAGTCTCGGGAAGTATCGATGAGGTCGAGGTCCACCTGGCTTACATGACGGATCTGGCAGAACGACTCGACCTGCCCTGGCAGTCTCGTGACTTGCAGTTTCGCACCCACACGGGCGTCACCCCGCAGATGATCGAAAGTGCCTATCGGCGGGTACTGGATCTTGAAGCCGGCGATTTACTGCGTGACTCGATCATCGAACAGCCGTTCTGGGAGACTTACATCCAGGGCTCGAATCGAAGCGCGTTCAAGGTTTTCAGGCGCCGAATAGATGCGACAACGGAGTTTTACATGGCGCTTGATAGGCGGGCGACCGAACCGGATTTTCGCTTGAGGCGAAGGCCGATCTCAAGCAGGAACTCAGGGTACTCGCCGCCGAACTGGGTAAACCTGAAAGCGCGATTGCCCCGGGGCAGGTCATGA